A single genomic interval of Acetonema longum DSM 6540 harbors:
- a CDS encoding helix-turn-helix domain-containing protein yields the protein MGHYDNEFGRRVASLRKEKGYTQEKISAMLNVTPQAISKWEQGSLARYFAAAVAGETAQCIH from the coding sequence ATGGGCCATTACGATAATGAATTTGGGCGGCGGGTTGCCTCACTCAGGAAAGAAAAAGGCTATACGCAAGAAAAAATCAGCGCCATGCTGAATGTGACCCCACAGGCTATCTCTAAGTGGGAACAGGGCAGCCTGGCCAGATACTTTGCTGCTGCCGTTGCTGGCGAAACTGCTCAATGTATCCATTGA